From Erigeron canadensis isolate Cc75 chromosome 8, C_canadensis_v1, whole genome shotgun sequence, one genomic window encodes:
- the LOC122580095 gene encoding uncharacterized protein LOC122580095 isoform X1 codes for MTEIKSTWATLIWSTNSQFNTETMQNALFSASETTKLLSLSKDLISNQPSPFANLKKLKIVPVSGMPLPTEVDNYLLGGSSTSRCNLY; via the exons ATGACCGAAATCAAATCGACCTGGGCAACATTAATCTGGTCGACTAATTCCCAATTTAACACAGAG ACAATGCAAAATGCTCTCTTTTCTGCCAGTGAGACCACCAAG CTTCTGTCTTTATCCAAGGATCTAATCTCAAATCAACCTTCTCCATTTGCTAACTTGAAGAAATTAAAGATAGTTCCAGTAAGTGGAATGCCTTTGCCAACTGAAGTCGACAACTATTTGCTAGGCGGTAGCTCCACCTCCAGGTGCAACCTGTATTAA
- the LOC122580019 gene encoding uncharacterized protein LOC122580019: MNSLEKVYFCITQSESYFTDEYVGLLQRFYNVKFLTLNSELVESLSLNLKSVSLKFSPFANLRSIKIYPAKVSEKAEEGEKPLTIASELKSYLLDSSPSATFTIVSREEVRGYRNAVSAQNLMEKLWAMLEKEKANSETNMTQLDHKKETMESHEEENHEHGNAQVDDQRAPVEKLQMHIQGKMANIKSCWEDLGVQIDQGRKKACHIISKLRDIEVLLLSELPASKRDKLQACFSILCAEVDIAVKKIMDGMKSQCDIVKSI, encoded by the exons ATGAATTCTTTGGAGAAAGTATATTTCTGTATTACCCAATCGGAATCGTATTTTACTGATGAATATGTTGGTCTCCTTCAGCGCTTCTACAATGTCAAATTTCTGACCCTTAACTCGGAACTTGTCgag TCGCTTTCTTTAAACTTGAAATCAGTATCACTTAAATTTTCACCATTTGCAAACTTAAGGAGTATAAAGATCTACCCGGCAAAAGTATCCGAGAAGGCTGAAGAAGGAGAAAAACCATTGACCATAGCTAGTGAACTAAAAAGCTATTTGCTTGATAGTTCTCCAAGTGCTACCTTCACAATAGTCTCACGTGAG GAGGTTAGAGGTTATAGGAATGCTGTTTCAGCTCAAAATCTTATGGAAAAGTTATGGGCTATGCTAGAGAAGGAGAAAGCTAATAGTGAGACGAATATGACTCAGTTGGATCACAAGAAGGAAACAATGGAGAGCCACGAGGAAGAGAATCATGAGCACGGGAATGCACAAGTTGACGATCAGAGGGCACCAGTGGAGAAGTTGCAAATGCACATTCAGGGAAAGATGGCAAATATCAAGAGCTGTTGGGAAGATCTTGGTGTGCAAATTGATCAAGGAAGAAAAAAGGCTTGTCACATCATCTCTAAGTTGCGAGACATTGAAGTGTTATTATTATCAGAGCTGCCTGCATCTAAGAGGGATAAGTTACAAGCATGTTTCTCCATTCTATGTGCAGAGGTTGACATTGCTGTGAAGAAAATAATGGATGGTATGAAAAGCCAATGTGACATTGTGAAATCCATTTAA
- the LOC122580095 gene encoding uncharacterized protein LOC122580095 isoform X2: MDGHDESGSNDTMQNALFSASETTKLLSLSKDLISNQPSPFANLKKLKIVPVSGMPLPTEVDNYLLGGSSTSRCNLY, translated from the exons ATGGATGGCCACGATGAATCTGGTTCAAATGAT ACAATGCAAAATGCTCTCTTTTCTGCCAGTGAGACCACCAAG CTTCTGTCTTTATCCAAGGATCTAATCTCAAATCAACCTTCTCCATTTGCTAACTTGAAGAAATTAAAGATAGTTCCAGTAAGTGGAATGCCTTTGCCAACTGAAGTCGACAACTATTTGCTAGGCGGTAGCTCCACCTCCAGGTGCAACCTGTATTAA